The stretch of DNA ccacagcgcaGCACCCCACGGGCACTGCGCCTTGCCAGGACCCCATAGatggcaccccagccccacagcacagcacCCCACAGGCATCCTGCCATGCTGGGACCCCATAGAAAGGACCGCAGCCCCACAACCTGGCACCCCACAGGCACCCTGCCATGCCGGGACCCCGTAAatggcaccccagccccacaaccagcCACCCCACAGGCACCCTGCCATGCTGGGTGCCCCATAGatagcaccccagccccacaacctggTACCCCACAGGCACCCTGCCATGCTGGGTGCCCCACAGatagcaccccagccccacagcctggcACCCCACAGGCACCCTGCCAAGCTGGGTGCCCCACAGatagcaccccagccccacagcctggcACCCCACAGGCACCCTGCCATGCTGATTGCCCTATAGAtaacaccccagccccacagcgcaGCACCCCACAGGCACTGCGCCTTGCCAGGACCCCATAGatagcaccccagccccacagcacagcacCCCACAGGCATCCTGCCATGCTGGGACCCCATAGAAAGGATCGCTGCCCCACAACCTGGCACCCCACAGGCACCCTGCCATGCCGGGACCCCGTAGatggcaccccagccccacaaccagcCACCCCACAGGCACCCTGCCATGCTGGGTGCCCCATAGatagcaccccagccccacaacctggcACCCCACAGGCAGCCTGCCAAGCTGGGTGCCCCACAGagagcaccccagccccacagcctggcACCCCACAGGCACCCTGCCATGCTGGGTGCCCCATAGatagctccccagccccacaacctggcACCCCACAGGCAGCCTGCCATGCTGATTGCCCTATAGAtaacaccccagccccacagcgcaGCACCCCACGGGCGCTGCGCCTTGCCAGGACCCCATAGATGgcatcccagccccacaacctggcACCCCACAGGCATCCTGCCATGCTGGGACCCCATAGAAAGGACCGCAGCCCCACAACCTGGCACCCCACAGGCACTCTGCCACGCCGGGACCCCATAGatggcaccccagccccacaaccagcCACCCCACAGGCACCCTGCCATGCTGGGTGCCCCATAGatagcaccccagccccacagcgcaGCACCCCGCGGGCACCATGCCTTGCTGGGACCCCACAGAAAGGACCGCAGCCCCACAACCAGCCACCCCACGGGCCCCCTGCCCCGCTGATTGCCGCATAGAtaacaccccagccccacagcgcgGCACACCCTTgggtgctccccccaccccaccccgccccatCCCGGACCTCGGCCATGAAGGTGACGGAGAGGTTGGGGCCGTGGGCGCGCTGGAAGTCGCCCACCAGCTGGAGGAAGCGGCTCTCCCAGCTCAGCACCCACTCGTGGCGCGGGTCCCCCCGGGGGAAGTTGTTGAGGGAGTAGGTGACGATCAGCGCCTCCGCCTGCGTGTACTCCGAGCCTGCGGGGAGCCGGAGGcggcggggtgagggggggggacgCACACACAAAgcgggtgacaccccccccccccccccgccccccaagtgACACCCCTGCCCCATTCCCGCCCCCGCGCGCGCCCCACACGTACCGGGGTAGCCGCCCAAGGCGATGTAGGGGAAGACGGGGCCGCCGTACTGGGCCATGCAGCTCAGCTCCAGCGCCGTGATGTCCTTGAAGGAGagcggggagctgccggggggcaggggttgtgggggggggacacgcacacgcgcgcgcgcacacacgcacacaagaAGGGGCTGCCCCACGGCGGCGCCCCCGCGGAGAGATGCCCGGCCCCCACGGCGCAGCACCCCCGCGGGCGCCGGGGGCTCGCTGGGGATCCCGTAGGTGGCAACCGCCGCCCGTCGAGCTATCGCCGCGCGGGAGCGCGGCGCCCCATAGAGaggaccccagccccacaacctggcACCCCACAGGCACCCTGCCATGGCCAGCGCCCCATAGATAgcacctcagccccacagcccatggtCACCAGGCCTTGCTGGGACCCCATAGAAAGGAGCCCAGCCCCACAACCAGCCACCCCACAGGCACCCTGCCATGGCCAGTGCCCCATAGatagcaccccagccccacaacccgGCACCCCACAGGCACCAGGCCTTGCTGGGACCCCATAGAAAGGAGcccagccccacaacctggcACCCCACAGGCACCCTGCCGTGGCCAGTGCCCCATAGatagcaccccagccccacaacccgGCACCCCACAGGCACCAGGCCTTGCTGGGACCCCATAGAAaggaccccagccccacaacctggcACCCCACGGGCACCATGCCATGGCCAGCGCCCCATAGATAGCACCTCAGCCCCACACCCCATGGTCACCGGGCCTTGCTGGGACCCCACAGAAAGGACCGCAGCCCCATAACCTGGCACCCCACGGGCAGCCTGCCATGCTGGGTGCCCCATAGAtaacaccccagccccacagcacagcacCTCACAGGCACCAGGCCTTGCTGGGACCCCATAGatggcaccccagccccacaacctaTTGCCCCACGGGCACCATGCCATGCCCAGCACCCCATAGatagcaccccagccccacaacctggcACCCCACGGGCAGCCTGCCATGCTGGGTGCCCCATAGAtaacaccccagccccacagcacagcacCTCACAGGCACCGGGCCTTGCTGGGACCCCATAGatggcaccccagccccacaacttATCGCCCCATGGGCACCATGCCATGCCCAGCACCCCATAGacagcaccccagccccacaacctggcACCCCACGGGCACCATGCCTTGCTGGGACCCCATAGatggcaccccagccccacaacctggcACCCCACGGGCACCATGCCTTGCTGGGACCCCATAGatggcaccccagccccacagcctatCCCCCCATGGGCACCATGCCATGCCCAGCACCCCATAGacagcaccccagccccacaacctggcACCTCACGGGCACCATGCCTTGCTGGGACCCCATAGatggcaccccagccccacagcgcgGCACCCCACAGGCACCGGGCCTTGCTGGGACCCCATAGatggcaccccagccccacaacctaTCCCCCCATGGGCACCATGCCATGCCCAGCACCCCATAGacagcaccccagccccacaacctggcACCCCACGGGCACTGTGCCTTGCCGCACACCCCAGAGATAGCGCTCCAGCCCCACAACCTATCGCCCCATGGGCACCCAGCCATgcccagcaccccgggggcaTCACCTTGACCCCATGGGTCATGGCCGGCACCCCACAGatagcaccccagccccacagcgcaGCACCTCAAGGACACCCTCCCATGCCCAGCATCCCACGGGCATcgccccagccccacaacccaccaccccacagccagcctgccACGCTGGCTGCCCCACGGATGTCACCACCACCCCACGGCCACCCCGCGGGCGTCGCCCCAGCCCCAAAACCCACCGCCCCACGGCCACCGTGCCACGCCTgtcaccccatggccaccacgCCGTGCCCGTGCCCCTGTGGgcaccaccccagccccacaacccaccgccccacggccaccccgCCACGCCTgtcaccccatggccaccacgCCGTGCCCCTGTGGGCATCACCCTCACCCCACAACCCACCGCCCCACGGTCACCCCGCCACGCCTgtcaccccatggccaccacgCCGTGCCCGTGCCCCTGTGGGCATcgccccagccccacaacccacCGCCCCATGGCCACCCCGCCACGCTGGCTGCCCTACAGATACCACTGCCACCACGTCACCGTACCATGGCCACCACGCCGTGCCCGTCCCCCTGTGGGCATCACCCTCACCCCACAACCCAccgccccacggccaccccgCCACGCTGGCTGCCCCGCAGAttccaccaccaccgccgccgccgccatcctcCCCCCGTCCCTCCGGCCCCGGCACTCACTTGACGCAGTAGATGAGGTGGTCGCGCCAGTCGGCGGTGCCCGTCTTCTTGCCGTCGGTCTGGGTGGCCGTCATGGCCAGGCGGGTGGCGTTGTTCTGGAAGTACTGCGTGACGCTGTTGACGCAGCAGTCGGCCAGGGTGGGCTGGCGGGGGTTGAGGGGGGCGTAACAGACGTCCTTCAGCGTCACCTCCTTGCCCGAGGTAGGCGCCCGCACCTTGATGGccgccagctcctcctgcagctccagcaggGTCCGCAGCACCTCGGCCGACAGCACCCCGCTGAAATTCTTGGCCCCCAACACCACCGACTCGTAGCCGGCGCCGGGCCGGCCCGGGGCCGTCACGATGATTTGGTTGGTGCGGAAGAAAGGTCCGAAATGGCGGTCGTGAAAGGCTTTTTCTTGCCGGGCCCGACTGCCCGGCGCCGACCACAGCTCCACGGGGTCGGTGGTGAGGCGCAGGGTGACCAAACCGGCCGACAGacccccagccgccgccgccgccgccaacaGCACCGCCACggggtgaccggccaccagcgtGCCCCACCGGCGGAACGCCGAGGCCAGCAGGAGGTGGCCGCCGTCGCCCAACCGCCGCGAGCAGCCACCGGGCCGCGACGatgacggcggcggcggcggcggcggcggcgcaacCCCCttgggcgagcggcggcggcgccgccacAGCAAGGCGGCGACGAAGACGAGGGCGAGGAGGCCGAAGAGCAGCCCGCAGAGCACCAAGGCGCCGTCGGCGGCGCCCAAACggaaggggggcggcggggcggggggcggcaccAGCGGCGGGCAGGAGGCGTCGCAGTCCTGGCAGGAACACGGCTGCTGCTCGGCGCTGAGGGCCTGGTCGCACCGCCAGGCCCGGCCGTCCAACGGATCCAGGCCTTGACCGGGCTGGGTGTCGTTGGGAAGGAGTCGGAAATCGATCTGGAGCGGGGCCAAACCGTTGTTTTTATCCCCTTGGAAATCCAGCCAGCGCTGGGCGGTGCAGAGGCGGGCGCCGTAGCGGCCGCACATGGTGTCGATGGCGTAGCCGCCGGTGGCCGGCAAACGCACGGCCCGGCAGGAATCGAAAGCGGCGTCGGCGAAACGGCGTCGGTAATAACATTGGTATTCCACCACCGCCAAGCGGGTAGAGTTGAGGGGGTCGGCGGGGGGTTTGAGGACGCGGGTGACGTTGGTGAAGAGGCTCTGGTCGGGGCTGCAGATGTTGTGGCAGTAGAGGTTGGCGAAATTGCGGGCGCAAGCCGGGCAGCGGGCCAGGACGGCGCCGGAGAGAGCCACGCTGAGCTGCAGGTCGCTCAGTTGCTTCAAGGAACAGCAGACGCGGGTGGGCGCGTTGTCGTTTCCCGAAGTCACCAGTTCGGGACAGACGGTTCGTAAGAGGCTCAACAAAGGTCCCGTGGCCACCCGGGCCGGAGCGTTGTCCAAACAGGGGACGCCGGAAGGCAGGAGGGAGACGTTC from Rissa tridactyla isolate bRisTri1 unplaced genomic scaffold, bRisTri1.patW.cur.20221130 scaffold_658, whole genome shotgun sequence encodes:
- the LOC128903821 gene encoding LOW QUALITY PROTEIN: NPC1-like intracellular cholesterol transporter 1 (The sequence of the model RefSeq protein was modified relative to this genomic sequence to represent the inferred CDS: deleted 1 base in 1 codon); amino-acid sequence: MAGAPVLAGAVLGALLALAAATLTPIHRAGFCAFYGNCGRNPEVNVSLLPSGVPCLDNAPARVATGPLLSLLRTVCPELVTSGNDNAPTRVCCSLKQLSDLQLSVALSGAVLARCPACARNFANLYCHNICSPDQSLFTNVTRVLKPPADPLNSTRLAVVEYQCYYRRRFADAAFDSCRAVRLPATGGYAIDTMCGRYGARLCTAQRWLDFQGDKNNGLAPLQIDFRLLPNDTQPGQGLDPLDGRAWRCDQALSAEQQPCSCQDCDASCPPLVPPPAPPPPFRLGAADGALVLCGLLFGLLALVFVAALLWRRRRRSPKGVAPPPPPPPPSSSRPGGCSRRLGDGGHLLLASAFRRWGTLVAGHPVAVLLAAAAAAGGLSAGLVTLRLTTDPVELWSAPGSRARQEKAFHDRHFGPFFRTNQIIVTAPGRPGAGYESVVLGAKNFSGVLSAEVLRTLLELQEELAAIKVRAPTSGKEVTLKDVCYAPLNPRQPTLADCCVNSVTQYFQNNATRLAMTATQTDGKKTGTADWRDHLIYCVNSPLSFKDITALELSCMAQYGGPVFPYIALGGYPGSEYTQAEALIVTYSLNNFPRGDPRHEWVLSWESRFLQLVGDFQRAHGPNLSVTFMAERSLEDEINRTTGEDIPVFAVSYLLVFLYIALALGEYSTLRRLLVDSKVTLALGGIAVVLGAVLASMGLLALLGLPSSLIILEVVPFLVLAVGADNIFIFVQEYQQSQREPGERREQHIGRVLARVAPSMLLCSLSEVVCFLLGALSSMPAVRTFALTAALAIAFDFLLQMSGFVALLALDARRQEAARLDLCCCWGLEKGGAGGGGTGLLRPLLRRYYTPLLLHRRARPAVVLLFLFLACAGLYLTLQVPVGLDQELAMPKVGLAV